ATGATGCAGGACAACTTAAAGAACTAGCTGGCTCGAGAGAATGGTACTCTGAAGGAAGCCGGATAGTAATTACTACTAGAGATGCGGCAGTTTTGCCAACTGATTTTGTGGATAAGATTTATGAAGTGAAATCTTTGGGAAAGTCTGAGTCACTAAAACTTTTTAGTCACCATGCATTTAGAAGAGAGAATCCCACAGGAGCTTTCCTTAATTTGTCCAAAGAAATTGTCTCCTGTACCGGTGGACTACCGTTGGCACTAGAAGTCTTTGGTTCTCTTTTATACGGTAAGAGAATAGTAGAGGAATGGCAAGATGCTTTGGAAAAGCTGAAACAGATCCGTGGGCCTGAACTTCAGGGTGCCTTGAAGATAAGTTATGATGCCCTTGATGTTCAAGAGCGGTCAATATTTCTTGACATTGCATGCTTGTTTCTGAATTTGGAAATGAACAGAGAGGATGTAATTGATGCGCTGAGAGGCTCTTATTTTGGAGTAGAGACTGCGGTTACTACTCTTGTTTCAAGATCCCTTATAAAATTTATCGATTCTGAGCAGTTATGGATGCATGACCAGATTCGAGACATGGGAAGACAGATAATTGTAGAAGAAAATTTATCGGATGTTTATGGGCGCAGCAGAATCTGGAATCCCGCCGATGTTTTGGGTCTCTTTCAAGACGGAAAGGGTACTCGAGATATTCAAGGAATTGTATTAGACCTTGAAAAGAAGAACTTCCCTAGGGATAAAAAGGCACGGGCAATTGCATGGCAACAACTTTGTCAAACACCCAATTTTACCTCTGCAATAACATACTTCAGGGAGATATACAAGGAGCATCATCACCGTTATGCAACAAAAGATGGTGAAGTCATACTTAATTCTACATCATTTGAATCAATGGTGAATCTGAGACTGTTACAGTTCAGCAATGTGAAATTGGAAGGACGTTTGAAACGTTTACCTGCCCAGTTAAAGTGGTTACAGTGGAGAAAATGTTCCCTGAGAAGCCTTCCTTCTGATTTTTTCCCAAGGGAATTGGCGGTCCTTGATCTCTCAGAAAGTAAAATTGAAAGAATCTGGGGATGGAAATGGTGCTGGCATGCTCAACAGGTAATTCTGATGTACATTATCGTTTGGTTGGTCTCTCGATTTAGTTATTTTGGATGATAACATGCATCGCACATTATACAAGAAAATCAAAGTGATGTAACTGGTCAAATCTTTTGCTTTTTTGCCTTTGTCTACTATTAAGATTCCCGGAAGTCAAGAAAACATATTGTGTATAGGTTTGTCTAGTAAGGATCTGTTCTCACATATAAAGTGGATTCTGCTTGCAAGACTCTGATTGCAATCAtaattcaaccaaaaaaaaaaaaaaaaatacaacatAAAGCAAAAACAACAACTAGTCCTTTTCCGTACTAATATGATAAATGGCATGTTCAATATGGATACATTAAAATTAATAcatagattttttttcccttttttcttagATGAAAAAACTCTAATTATGATATCAAAATCAGTTAGCTGATTATAGATggaatataagaaaattttttattgtttgcTTGGATTTGGATTACATGAGTTGTCATTTCAATTACAACTAAATTGTTTGCGTGTTTGTGAGTTGCGGGAACATTTAAGTGCTTTATTTAATGTCTTGTTACTTATTCagcttttcaatttttatatgaatttgaATGGGCTAAAGCAAAGTGTAATATTCATTGAATTTGGACTATTTACATTTTATCTAAGTGTTTTTGTTATTAATAGAAAATGTAAATTATTCGTAATGCTCAATCATTTTAGAttggttatttaatttttagttaaaATTCATTTGATTGAAATAGTTgggttttatatttttcttttattttttttatttattcatattGGTAAAAagtgcattattgtgaaatttGCTCGTGGATATAATGGCTGCCTTCTCCTTCtatatttctattttttctaaagagtatttattttttcatgttgattttttttttacaatcgcAAATAATGACTAATGAAAAATTTTTCATGCTTCCATTAAATAATGACTAATATTGAAGAGGGACACCTACTACTCCTAAACCCCAAAGATGCTGCCTAAACAAAGTGAAAGAACTGATAACAAACTTCAGGTGGAATAGACTATTGATTTTCAATACTTTCAATGGCAAAGATGCTGAATAAATCCTCAAAATCCCAATAAGTATGGCAGGAAGGGCAGATAGCAGTTACTGGATAGCAAGCACCAATGGAAACTACACTGTGAAGTCAGCCTACAAGATGTTGGAGGGGGAGGAGAAAACTACTAATATTGGAAGCGGAGTAGCTGGATGGCAAGGGGAAACCAGCTTTAATGGACAGAAGGAGAAAGACTGGAGCAAAATGTGGAGACTGGACATCAAGGGTAAACACAAGACTTTTCTTTGGAAATGTCTGAACCAAGCTCTACCAGTGAATGAGCTAATATACTGCCGAACCAGAATGGGGAAACCAATTTGCCAAATCTGTGGCGCAGGAGAGGAAACCATAGAACACTTGTTTTCTTTTGCAACCCGGCAAAGGAAGTATGGAGGTTTGCACCAGTGCAGTGGGATGGCATTGATGACAGTAGAGGCAATTTCAACAAATGGTGGAGTGGTCTAATGGAAGCAACAAGCAGAAATGAAGGGCACAAGCACCAAGCTCTTACTGTGAACATTCTCTGGCAACTGTGGAAAGCTCGAAATGAGAAGGTCTTTAACAACAAGTGCAGGACTCCTTTTGACATTGTATAGAAAGCTCATCTAGAATGGATAGAGTACACTGAAGTGAAAAGTAGGGAGAAGCGGGTGAGCAGCCAGGAAACATCAGCTAGTGATGAAGAGGGACCGTGCGACTTTATACACAGCAACAAGATGACAATTGAAGTGGAGGTGAGCCAGCTGAAGGAAAGCAAAATTGTTGGCATTGGCATAATGGCAACAAAAGACAACAATGTGCACGCTGCATGGGCCATGCGAGACAGAAGTACAGGTGACTTTTTACTGGATTATTCTGCTGCGCTCAAATTATTATTGTGCAAAATTAGACAAAAGCCTTGGCCAGATGTTAATCTACTAGTTTCATCCGCTCAATTGTTACGAATGCTGCGAACTCACAACACACAAGACATCAGACTTTTTGCTCAATTAGAAGATATTCACATGCTCAAAGCTTTGTTTATGAACTGCTCATTCAGCTTGGCTGAAAACCAGTGTAATAGATTAGGGAAAAGAATTAGCAAGTATGCTACTACATTAGTGCAAGATGAGGAATATCTAAGTCCTCTGTGTCAAGCAACACAATTGTAAAGCTTGTGATGGGCCTTTGCTCAAGTTTGTATAGCTTGTTTTTGAAATCAATATATTTCCTATCGTTtccgttaaaaaaaaaaaagaagaggattTGACGAGGTTATGGGTTCGAGGGACGtggtttattcaaaataaacCTATGAACATGTCGAGGTGGACTTTAGATTGTTTACCCAATCGGGATTCTTCAATTGTGCTGGTGCTGATTAATCTGCCTGGTCTTCCAATGCCATTATTTAACAAAGTTATAACTGCATAAAATAGCATCATTGATTGGTCATCCGCTTCAGGTTGACTCTTCTACTCTTGATTTAAAAACTCCTTCAATTGCTAGGGTTCTTGTTGAGGTTCACGTTGCAAAGAAAACTGTGGAACGGGTATGGATTGGGGATTTAATTAAGGGTTTTTTCAGTCAGTTGATTATGAAAAATGGCTAGATTATTGTGTTTTTTGTAATCGGCTAGGTCATTCTAAGCAGTCGTGTTTTAAGAAATTCCCTTCATTGAACCATATGTTGTGTATGTGCCCAAGAACTTTGATAGGAATCAGCCAAATTCAGTTCCTGTTCAACAGCAGCTTGAGTCTGGCCTTCAGGTCAAGCCTTCAGAACCTGACGCTTCTGATCAGTTAGACTTGTAGCAGGGATTGGTGCTATCTGATGGGACTAATCCTAGTGTGGAGTTGGTACAGCTTTCTAAGGAGCAGTCAAATACGGTAGTTGGGGAGGATTTTTTCCTTCTTGCCAGT
Above is a genomic segment from Coffea eugenioides isolate CCC68of chromosome 5, Ceug_1.0, whole genome shotgun sequence containing:
- the LOC113771433 gene encoding TMV resistance protein N-like, which produces MERVGGISGWVYNNSEESDLIQNIVKRILAELTNSPVVVASYVVGLDFRLEELVELLDVRQNGLQVLGLRGLGGIGKTTLAKALYNKLARHFQCRSFLSSVRENFKSRQNGPEFLQKKIVGDLSSHKVPPTFSDAKSYVLEMKRILKQNRVLLVLDDIDDAGQLKELAGSREWYSEGSRIVITTRDAAVLPTDFVDKIYEVKSLGKSESLKLFSHHAFRRENPTGAFLNLSKEIVSCTGGLPLALEVFGSLLYGKRIVEEWQDALEKLKQIRGPELQGALKISYDALDVQERSIFLDIACLFLNLEMNREDVIDALRGSYFGVETAVTTLVSRSLIKFIDSEQLWMHDQIRDMGRQIIVEENLSDVYGRSRIWNPADVLGLFQDGKGTRDIQGIVLDLEKKNFPRDKKARAIAWQQLCQTPNFTSAITYFREIYKEHHHRYATKDGEVILNSTSFESMVNLRLLQFSNVKLEGRLKRLPAQLKWLQWRKCSLRSLPSDFFPRELAVLDLSESKIERIWGWKWCWHAQQVILMYIIVWLVSRFSYFG